Proteins from a single region of Psychrobacter cryohalolentis K5:
- a CDS encoding PaaI family thioesterase yields the protein MSATKEEITAFMALEFPQTKCKVEAVGDDSSTLSHDIGIDELRPGGTVSGPVLMSIADVALYVAILGKIGIVALTVTTTLTINFLRKPSAEARIIAECTLLKVGRTLIVGEVSLYSEGSSDLVAHVVGTYSVPPKHD from the coding sequence ATGTCAGCGACCAAAGAAGAAATAACAGCCTTTATGGCATTAGAATTTCCCCAAACCAAGTGCAAAGTTGAAGCAGTAGGCGATGATAGTTCGACCTTATCGCATGATATCGGTATAGATGAGCTACGTCCTGGTGGTACGGTCTCTGGCCCTGTATTGATGAGCATTGCTGATGTCGCACTCTATGTGGCGATACTTGGTAAGATTGGCATTGTAGCGTTGACAGTAACAACAACCCTTACCATCAATTTTCTGCGCAAACCATCAGCAGAAGCGCGTATCATTGCTGAGTGCACCTTGCTAAAGGTAGGGCGCACGCTCATTGTAGGTGAGGTTTCCTTGTACTCAGAAGGCTCTAGCGACTTGGTCGCGCATGTTGTTGGCACATATTCTGTACCGCCCAAGCACGACTAA
- a CDS encoding SMP-30/gluconolactonase/LRE family protein, with protein sequence MSKYELDVVVDGFHYLEGPRWYKNALWFVDFYTKGVYRVNDEGVAEKIVHVEQQPSGLGWLPDGRMLVVSMKDRKVLCLEDNGELVVHADIWKHCEGHANDMVVAPNGNAYVGNFGFDLMGGADHKHTGLVLVRPDGTSQVVAEGLAFPNGMVISADEKTLIVNELFGNKVSQFDINKDGTLGEKRDFANFGELGDEPNLGARIENASILPDGLALDSEGAVWIADTLNQRAVRIKEGGEILETVDTAPDGIFAVALGGQDGKTLFMCAAPDWNEASRTAETKGRMLSTPVKVGHAGTP encoded by the coding sequence ATGTCAAAATATGAGTTAGACGTGGTAGTTGATGGATTCCATTACCTAGAAGGACCGCGTTGGTACAAAAACGCTTTATGGTTTGTCGATTTTTATACCAAAGGCGTTTATCGTGTTAATGATGAAGGCGTTGCAGAAAAAATTGTGCATGTAGAACAGCAGCCATCTGGCCTAGGCTGGCTTCCTGACGGCCGTATGCTCGTTGTCTCTATGAAAGATCGTAAAGTGTTATGTTTAGAGGACAATGGCGAATTAGTTGTTCACGCTGATATTTGGAAGCATTGTGAGGGGCATGCTAACGATATGGTCGTTGCGCCTAATGGCAACGCTTATGTTGGAAACTTCGGTTTTGATCTGATGGGTGGTGCTGATCATAAACACACTGGTCTTGTATTGGTGAGACCTGATGGTACCTCTCAGGTTGTGGCAGAAGGTTTGGCCTTTCCAAATGGCATGGTCATTTCTGCGGATGAAAAGACATTAATCGTTAATGAGCTATTTGGTAATAAAGTATCACAGTTCGATATTAATAAAGACGGCACTTTAGGAGAAAAACGTGATTTTGCTAACTTTGGAGAGTTAGGAGACGAGCCAAATTTAGGGGCACGTATAGAGAACGCCAGCATCTTACCTGATGGTCTTGCCTTAGATAGCGAGGGCGCTGTTTGGATTGCAGATACCTTGAACCAACGTGCTGTTCGTATTAAAGAAGGGGGAGAAATCTTAGAAACCGTTGATACGGCACCTGACGGCATTTTTGCGGTCGCTCTTGGCGGACAAGATGGCAAAACATTGTTTATGTGTGCAGCACCTGACTGGAATGAAGCGTCACGCACCGCTGAAACTAAAGGGCGTATGCTATCTACACCAGTTAAAGTGGGTCATGCTGGTACGCCTTAG
- a CDS encoding iron-containing alcohol dehydrogenase, translating into MTGMEFYTNGHIVSEADSMRQKLGDLAKQYDATSAIIITDTGICELGYVDIAQESLEQAGINVVIFDRVVADPPIEVVEEAIELARANQCNLVIGLGGGSPIDTAKIVALYPNDFQSVNELLEADISGFKKMPLFAIPTTAGTGAEATFVSVITAKDGSKKAIYTPKILPDVAILDATLTLKLPRHITAATALDAMVHCIEAYTSRTKKNPISDALAVKGLQMLWSNFYTVLHHGDDIDARADMLLGSTLAGIAFVNASVAAVHGLSYPLSINFHVPHGHANALVMCSVFTFNLPVAAPPYAELARAVMPIDTSGMTDIEAAHQFINQLKDFLKTSGLKYRLNELDITGQDIPALADMVINTYARLIETNPMDMSLEEVKMIYQEIL; encoded by the coding sequence ATGACAGGGATGGAGTTTTATACTAATGGACACATTGTTAGCGAAGCTGACAGTATGCGCCAGAAGCTAGGGGATTTAGCAAAACAGTACGACGCGACATCTGCCATTATTATTACAGATACTGGCATTTGTGAGCTGGGATACGTCGATATCGCACAAGAGTCTTTAGAGCAGGCTGGTATTAATGTTGTTATTTTCGACAGGGTTGTTGCTGATCCGCCTATTGAAGTCGTCGAAGAAGCTATTGAACTTGCCAGAGCGAACCAGTGTAATCTGGTCATCGGTTTAGGAGGTGGCAGCCCTATCGATACCGCGAAAATTGTCGCGCTATATCCCAATGACTTTCAATCGGTTAATGAGCTGTTAGAGGCAGATATTAGTGGTTTTAAAAAAATGCCGTTGTTTGCGATCCCCACCACTGCAGGTACTGGCGCAGAGGCTACCTTTGTATCTGTAATCACAGCAAAGGATGGCAGCAAGAAAGCCATATACACGCCTAAAATCCTACCTGATGTCGCGATTTTAGATGCGACGCTAACTCTCAAGCTTCCTCGCCATATTACTGCTGCCACTGCCTTAGATGCGATGGTTCACTGCATTGAAGCTTACACAAGCCGCACCAAAAAGAACCCCATTTCAGATGCGTTGGCTGTTAAAGGTTTGCAAATGCTATGGAGTAACTTTTATACAGTGCTCCATCACGGCGATGATATTGATGCTCGTGCTGATATGTTATTGGGTTCAACGCTAGCTGGTATCGCTTTTGTCAATGCTTCCGTAGCAGCTGTACATGGACTCTCCTACCCACTTAGCATTAACTTCCATGTGCCGCATGGGCATGCTAATGCGCTCGTGATGTGCAGTGTATTTACTTTCAACTTACCAGTAGCAGCACCTCCTTATGCAGAACTCGCGCGTGCAGTGATGCCTATCGACACTTCGGGCATGACTGACATAGAGGCTGCCCATCAATTTATTAATCAACTAAAGGACTTCTTGAAAACAAGTGGTCTAAAATATCGCTTAAATGAGCTAGATATAACGGGACAGGATATCCCCGCGTTAGCTGATATGGTCATTAATACCTATGCTCGTCTCATTGAAACCAATCCAATGGATATGTCTTTAGAGGAAGTAAAAATGATCTACCAAGAAATACTCTAA
- the rluF gene encoding 23S rRNA pseudouridine(2604) synthase RluF, translating into MFNASSTRLNKYISESGICSRRDADRFIEQGNVYLNGKRAAVGDQVVAGDTVKVNGQLIEPKEADDFVFIVLNKPVGIVSTTESSEKNNIVDFVRHSVRIFPIGRLDKDSQGLIFLTSNGDLVNKVLRAGNNHEKEYLVTVNKPLTDSVIEGLAGGVPMLGKMTKKCPVTKVAPNVFNITLVQGLNRQIRRMCEHFGYEVVKLERTRIMNVSLKGTPVGDWRDLTPKELSVLLKSVEDSSSQDSKPAKKSRNAPRKNPRTDDSSKAKSSSKTAGAAKGNKKHSKDGARKPAGSKGKDWRPFSDGKKSGGKGKPATNGKRPSKGRGSKR; encoded by the coding sequence ATGTTTAACGCTTCCTCGACTCGTTTAAATAAATACATCAGTGAAAGCGGTATTTGCTCCAGGCGAGACGCTGACCGCTTTATTGAACAAGGTAATGTATACCTCAATGGCAAGCGTGCTGCAGTGGGTGATCAAGTGGTTGCTGGAGATACGGTGAAAGTCAACGGGCAGCTCATTGAGCCGAAAGAAGCTGATGACTTTGTTTTTATTGTATTAAATAAGCCAGTCGGCATTGTGAGCACCACGGAAAGCTCCGAGAAAAATAACATTGTTGATTTTGTTAGACATAGCGTACGTATTTTCCCGATTGGCCGTTTGGATAAAGACTCTCAAGGTTTGATCTTTTTAACCAGTAATGGCGATCTGGTGAACAAGGTATTGCGTGCTGGTAATAACCATGAAAAAGAGTATTTGGTGACGGTGAATAAGCCGTTAACGGATAGTGTTATCGAGGGTTTAGCCGGTGGCGTGCCAATGCTTGGGAAGATGACGAAAAAATGCCCAGTGACTAAAGTAGCGCCCAACGTGTTTAACATCACGCTAGTTCAAGGTCTGAATCGTCAAATTCGCCGTATGTGTGAGCATTTTGGCTATGAAGTAGTCAAGCTTGAGCGTACGCGGATTATGAATGTAAGTCTCAAGGGTACGCCCGTTGGAGACTGGCGAGACCTGACGCCAAAAGAGCTGTCTGTTTTACTTAAGTCTGTAGAAGATTCTTCTTCGCAAGACAGTAAACCGGCTAAGAAATCTCGTAATGCACCACGAAAAAATCCTCGTACTGATGACTCGTCAAAAGCAAAGTCGTCTTCAAAAACAGCGGGTGCGGCAAAGGGAAATAAAAAACACTCCAAGGATGGTGCCAGAAAACCAGCGGGTTCTAAAGGTAAAGATTGGCGTCCTTTTAGTGATGGCAAGAAGTCTGGAGGCAAGGGTAAGCCTGCTACAAATGGCAAACGCCCTTCAAAAGGCCGAGGGTCTAAGCGATAG
- a CDS encoding SRPBCC family protein translates to MFKIKVERIVKKPIDEVFEALSDHASYGSFKAVGVAKLVTEGDEERNGVGALRSIQSGPVKFWERITAFERPTHMEYQIEKAKPIKMQHDKGVIDLKDLGDGTTHVTWISEGRLTVPLPLIGRLFDRQMQKQGTIGFSSILKSIESR, encoded by the coding sequence ATGTTTAAAATAAAAGTAGAACGCATTGTCAAAAAACCGATTGATGAGGTATTTGAAGCACTGAGCGACCATGCCAGTTATGGCTCATTTAAAGCGGTTGGGGTTGCTAAGCTAGTGACGGAAGGTGACGAGGAGCGCAATGGCGTTGGGGCTTTACGTAGCATTCAATCGGGGCCTGTTAAGTTTTGGGAGCGAATTACGGCGTTTGAGCGTCCTACTCATATGGAGTACCAAATCGAAAAAGCCAAACCTATAAAAATGCAACATGATAAAGGCGTCATTGATTTAAAAGACTTGGGCGATGGCACCACACATGTGACTTGGATATCTGAGGGTCGATTGACGGTACCATTGCCATTAATAGGTCGCCTATTTGACCGTCAAATGCAGAAACAAGGAACCATAGGTTTTAGTAGCATACTCAAATCTATAGAAAGCCGCTAA
- a CDS encoding DUF1244 domain-containing protein, which produces MAKLESNIELEAAAFRRLLAHLDERKDVQNIELMNLADFCRNCLSKWYKAAGEERGVEIEYEDARELVYGMPYAEWKEKHQQKATPEQLARFNEIEAAKKKSD; this is translated from the coding sequence ATGGCAAAATTAGAATCAAACATCGAATTAGAAGCAGCGGCATTTCGTCGCTTACTAGCTCATTTAGATGAGCGTAAAGATGTACAAAATATCGAACTGATGAACCTTGCCGATTTTTGTCGTAACTGCTTATCCAAATGGTATAAAGCGGCTGGTGAGGAGCGTGGTGTTGAAATCGAATACGAGGATGCACGCGAGCTTGTTTATGGTATGCCTTATGCTGAGTGGAAAGAGAAGCATCAACAGAAAGCAACGCCAGAGCAGTTAGCACGTTTTAACGAGATTGAAGCTGCTAAGAAAAAATCGGATTAA
- a CDS encoding TRAP transporter substrate-binding protein: protein MKLAPFFSIGALAAISLFGCSGQSDNSSEVASNQEVTVLRFSHFYPATADVNKEIFEPWAKKIGEDSNGRLKVEVYPSATLSKADTAYESTVKGTIDIGSQVQGYTSGRFPLTQIAELPGLSNSSTQTGCMLQTLYENGTISSEYEDSHLLFMFATGPGTLHSADKLIRTPEDMKGMRIRRPSAVAGDIIESMGASPVGLPANDIYTSLQRGVVDGLSFPWEAITTFKLDELTKYHTNIPFYSSALMMTMNKDKYESLPDDLKKVIDDNSGMALTKKVGEMWDRTDLLGLQAAKDRGDEIIDISDPLNDPDWKGPLLKGTQKYLDDVSALGLDAESVYEKAKAASVACKV from the coding sequence ATGAAATTAGCACCTTTTTTTTCGATAGGTGCACTAGCAGCTATTAGCCTTTTTGGTTGTTCTGGCCAATCTGATAACAGTAGCGAAGTTGCCTCAAATCAAGAAGTTACCGTTCTACGTTTCTCCCATTTTTATCCCGCCACTGCTGATGTTAATAAAGAAATCTTTGAGCCATGGGCCAAAAAAATTGGAGAAGATTCTAATGGTCGTCTTAAGGTTGAGGTATATCCATCGGCAACACTCAGTAAAGCAGATACCGCTTATGAATCCACAGTAAAGGGAACGATTGACATCGGTTCTCAAGTACAGGGTTATACTAGTGGTCGCTTTCCACTGACCCAGATTGCAGAGCTTCCCGGTTTGTCTAATTCATCAACACAGACAGGTTGTATGCTGCAAACCCTTTATGAAAATGGCACTATATCTAGCGAATATGAAGATTCACATCTCCTTTTTATGTTCGCTACCGGCCCTGGTACATTACATAGTGCTGATAAGCTTATTCGAACTCCCGAAGATATGAAAGGGATGCGTATCCGCAGGCCATCTGCTGTAGCAGGTGATATTATCGAAAGTATGGGTGCCTCTCCTGTGGGTTTACCTGCCAATGATATATATACGTCTCTACAGCGCGGTGTGGTTGATGGATTGAGCTTTCCATGGGAGGCGATCACAACTTTCAAGCTTGATGAGTTAACCAAATATCATACCAATATCCCATTTTATAGTTCTGCTCTGATGATGACTATGAATAAAGATAAATATGAAAGTTTGCCTGATGATTTAAAAAAGGTCATTGATGATAACTCAGGTATGGCTCTTACTAAGAAAGTTGGTGAGATGTGGGATAGAACTGATTTATTAGGTTTGCAAGCTGCTAAAGATAGAGGTGATGAGATCATTGATATTTCAGATCCACTTAATGATCCAGATTGGAAAGGACCTCTGCTAAAAGGAACACAAAAATACTTAGACGATGTAAGCGCATTAGGACTCGATGCTGAAAGTGTCTATGAAAAAGCAAAAGCTGCTAGTGTGGCCTGTAAGGTTTAA
- a CDS encoding site-specific integrase, whose amino-acid sequence MKPLKNKSNNDSHKPRKELAKPQQTQKSKRKNKSKPREVKKQPINPSIINKNVFPPKIIAGFTKRKGDKNILSVNQDDVSKRTYQKYELLSIFQTLWDDIQKQAFQDFQNLVNQKKVDKSFYGYKILSTERYKKIYLEKHPKPTDDIKLKQWEVTYADYLVQLALMTHPLDEQYFEAFLKQAKKLIHQVCSKIYTSMAQFRYTWEVLTKFVSYYNAFYMQSEYAYPLPSEPVLVKENPLSIDENWVKNGKLFNKITKAMMADWAAASKDQNQSLASLIFSLIAFGGINDKELLAALVNTLLDQPVLTAFNDHHVIVSVRYPTKNYGNERVESPNVRKSSLYITQQVSLDVISQCWLYRCRKFNDPYQFRTNTDIEKLLRNHLSIVLQIPKNKVPSLPWLLSYASYHWEMMPNVFVDQALIGVAQGKRKTTGLLPDDFSNLLNKEYKTNKPSLSIEAPLSKISKNTVRYSELAEVRKIDIVKRIYKQLDSHYNTRQQKEKLKNNEYDINYHLTKMLNEERDIAEKILIQFVLSRCNVKPRPKKETIQGYLSSVAYEWLYFLSGQPLNTYSSEDFEECYEEILEHKAVYRDNKDIQYSAKLLQRLHDIGVEHYHFPKVSIKEAQTQRVVRSEWISPLEYQAILLNMPKVVDPFEVDMYKLLFVLAYRTGMRKKELLGLRYEDIEGFTLGEPSLVIRPNIYRSTKTQGSIRRVAVFSLLSDEELKFFNQYIQLNELNKTDYIFSHSFDKYPIDDAEPLAVLRRILSLIEAKDHTFHAFRHTAITNLSLVLNANDQLVKTLTGYDNQYIAKVKTGLLGVNHDAQDRWYAISGLVGHISPNRSFEYYIHSSMLMTTYAIANTEMQLDYVIFKNITDISKDRLKSNSISIVDDKISLSDTRKLAKKLTLNQSRDIPVNLTIDTANRFKESDVFTTNVADDRVHRYSINQLIKFLKLLEEESGDIRLSSNHSYIKFEDGQVFAKRAEKIAQITTSQGKCRFIDTTDQRQPKSLKSRENYELLPVILKSVWILRDQQHADYLWFLKIVRQKITIDNAYLSFPVKDIEEFLRFVQISVRLLPAQSWMISGNEGIKATVHDIYRTTDKKSETSKIIFKPSNSRTIRFGICITDEQTSNGKAFSGLLRFLVHLFMIVDDEV is encoded by the coding sequence ATGAAACCATTAAAAAATAAATCAAATAACGATAGCCACAAGCCGCGCAAAGAATTAGCAAAGCCGCAGCAAACTCAGAAATCTAAACGCAAGAACAAAAGTAAGCCGCGTGAGGTAAAAAAACAGCCTATTAACCCTTCAATCATAAATAAAAATGTTTTTCCACCTAAAATTATTGCTGGGTTTACCAAACGAAAAGGCGATAAAAACATATTGAGTGTAAACCAAGATGACGTATCAAAACGTACCTATCAAAAATATGAATTGCTAAGTATTTTTCAAACTCTATGGGACGATATCCAAAAACAAGCATTCCAAGACTTTCAAAACCTAGTCAATCAAAAAAAGGTAGATAAAAGCTTTTACGGCTACAAGATTCTTTCAACAGAGAGATATAAAAAGATCTACCTAGAAAAACACCCCAAGCCAACTGACGATATTAAACTAAAGCAATGGGAAGTAACTTATGCTGATTATTTAGTTCAGTTAGCATTAATGACACACCCACTTGATGAACAGTACTTCGAAGCTTTTTTAAAACAAGCAAAAAAACTGATACATCAAGTCTGTTCTAAAATTTATACTTCAATGGCTCAGTTTCGCTATACTTGGGAGGTTTTGACTAAATTTGTCAGCTACTACAACGCGTTTTATATGCAGTCAGAGTATGCCTACCCTTTACCCAGTGAGCCTGTTTTAGTAAAGGAAAACCCACTATCAATTGATGAAAACTGGGTAAAAAACGGCAAGCTTTTTAATAAAATAACTAAAGCGATGATGGCAGATTGGGCGGCGGCAAGTAAAGATCAAAATCAGTCCTTAGCGTCGCTTATATTCTCACTAATAGCTTTTGGCGGGATTAATGATAAAGAATTACTGGCGGCTTTAGTCAATACTCTGTTAGATCAACCAGTCTTAACTGCTTTCAATGATCATCATGTCATTGTTTCTGTACGTTACCCTACAAAAAATTATGGTAATGAAAGAGTGGAGTCTCCTAATGTAAGAAAGAGCTCTTTATACATTACTCAGCAAGTCTCTCTAGACGTCATCAGCCAATGCTGGTTGTACCGATGTAGAAAGTTTAATGATCCTTATCAGTTTAGGACGAACACAGATATTGAAAAACTGCTTAGAAACCACCTCAGTATTGTCTTACAAATACCTAAAAATAAGGTCCCTTCTCTACCATGGTTGCTAAGTTATGCGAGTTATCATTGGGAAATGATGCCCAATGTCTTTGTTGATCAAGCTCTAATCGGAGTTGCACAAGGCAAGCGTAAAACCACAGGTCTACTCCCAGATGATTTTTCCAACTTACTAAATAAAGAGTATAAAACTAACAAACCCTCTTTATCAATCGAGGCACCTCTATCTAAGATCAGCAAAAATACCGTTAGGTATTCTGAGTTGGCGGAAGTACGTAAGATAGATATCGTGAAACGTATTTATAAACAGTTAGACAGTCACTACAATACTCGTCAACAAAAAGAAAAACTCAAAAATAATGAATATGATATTAACTATCATTTAACAAAGATGTTAAATGAAGAGCGTGACATTGCTGAAAAGATTTTAATTCAGTTTGTGCTGTCTAGATGTAACGTAAAGCCACGCCCTAAAAAAGAGACCATTCAGGGCTATTTAAGTTCGGTAGCTTATGAGTGGCTTTATTTCTTATCAGGACAGCCTCTAAACACTTACAGTAGTGAGGATTTTGAAGAATGCTACGAAGAGATTTTAGAGCACAAAGCTGTCTATCGTGATAATAAAGACATCCAATATTCAGCAAAGCTACTGCAGCGGTTACATGATATAGGGGTTGAACACTATCACTTCCCTAAAGTCAGTATTAAAGAGGCCCAGACACAAAGAGTGGTACGTAGCGAATGGATTTCACCACTAGAGTATCAAGCAATTTTATTGAATATGCCAAAAGTTGTTGATCCCTTCGAAGTGGATATGTACAAACTGTTGTTTGTTTTAGCATACCGTACAGGCATGCGGAAGAAAGAGTTGCTTGGATTAAGGTATGAAGATATTGAAGGATTTACCCTTGGTGAACCCTCTTTAGTTATTCGTCCAAATATCTACCGCAGCACAAAAACTCAAGGTAGTATCCGCCGAGTAGCAGTTTTCTCACTACTATCTGACGAGGAATTGAAGTTTTTTAATCAATATATACAACTGAACGAGCTTAATAAAACAGATTATATATTTAGTCACTCATTTGACAAATACCCAATTGATGATGCAGAACCTCTTGCCGTACTGAGAAGAATACTGAGCTTAATCGAAGCAAAGGATCATACATTCCACGCATTCAGACATACAGCCATTACTAACTTATCACTTGTTTTGAATGCTAACGATCAGCTTGTAAAAACGTTAACTGGTTACGACAATCAATATATTGCCAAGGTAAAGACCGGGCTATTAGGAGTTAATCATGATGCTCAAGATAGATGGTATGCAATTTCAGGATTAGTCGGACATATATCTCCTAATCGTAGCTTTGAGTATTACATTCATTCATCAATGCTCATGACTACATACGCTATTGCCAATACAGAAATGCAATTAGATTACGTTATCTTTAAAAATATTACTGATATTAGTAAAGATAGGCTCAAGTCAAATAGCATTTCAATTGTTGATGACAAGATATCCCTCTCCGATACTCGCAAATTGGCAAAGAAACTGACCTTAAATCAAAGTCGAGATATCCCAGTAAACCTTACTATTGATACTGCTAATCGGTTCAAGGAAAGTGATGTGTTCACTACTAATGTGGCAGATGATAGAGTTCACCGCTATAGTATTAATCAACTCATCAAATTCTTAAAGCTGTTAGAAGAGGAAAGCGGCGATATCCGACTATCATCAAACCATTCATATATAAAGTTCGAAGATGGGCAAGTATTCGCTAAACGCGCTGAGAAAATAGCTCAGATTACTACTAGCCAGGGGAAATGTCGCTTCATTGACACAACGGATCAACGACAACCAAAGAGTCTGAAAAGTAGAGAAAACTATGAGCTCTTACCCGTCATACTAAAATCAGTCTGGATCTTACGTGATCAACAACATGCGGACTACCTATGGTTTCTAAAGATAGTTAGACAAAAAATCACTATTGATAATGCCTATCTTTCATTTCCAGTAAAAGATATAGAGGAGTTTCTAAGGTTTGTACAGATTAGCGTGAGACTTTTACCTGCACAGTCGTGGATGATTTCAGGTAATGAAGGTATAAAAGCTACTGTCCATGATATCTATAGAACTACTGATAAAAAATCAGAGACCTCAAAAATCATATTCAAACCTTCCAACTCTCGCACTATCAGATTTGGCATTTGTATTACTGACGAACAGACATCAAATGGTAAAGCATTTTCTGGCTTACTAAGGTTTTTAGTACATCTTTTTATGATAGTGGATGATGAAGTCTGA
- a CDS encoding HEPN domain-containing protein, translating to MSDVVLNRYQSQKSEFSDPFRLRMHRSLSWLAKAVSVNDDDIRFITLWIAFNAAYAREVALFSSSSERSEFRRFLQLICRLDTDQQIYKLVWETYSGSIRILLENQYTFQPFWDYHNGQISQQAWEEDFKRAKDKVHRALSNKDTDTVLAVVFDRLYTLRNQIIHGGATHNGKVNRAQIKDSGAILSSILPLMLEIMMAHHSKMDWGKPFYPVIDKETYIVSSI from the coding sequence ATGTCTGATGTTGTGTTGAACCGTTACCAATCTCAAAAGTCTGAATTCTCCGACCCTTTTCGCTTACGTATGCACCGTTCTCTGAGCTGGCTTGCTAAAGCGGTCAGTGTTAATGATGATGATATTCGCTTTATTACCCTATGGATAGCCTTTAATGCCGCTTACGCTCGTGAAGTGGCGCTATTTTCGAGTAGCTCTGAGCGTAGTGAATTTAGGCGATTTTTACAATTAATATGCCGATTAGATACTGACCAGCAAATTTATAAACTAGTGTGGGAAACCTATTCTGGCAGCATTCGCATACTGTTAGAAAACCAGTATACTTTTCAGCCATTTTGGGACTACCATAACGGGCAGATCAGTCAACAGGCTTGGGAAGAGGACTTTAAACGCGCAAAAGATAAAGTACATCGTGCATTGAGCAATAAGGATACCGATACAGTACTGGCTGTAGTGTTCGACCGCTTATATACGTTACGTAATCAAATTATTCATGGCGGTGCTACGCATAATGGTAAAGTAAATCGGGCTCAAATCAAGGATAGTGGCGCTATTTTGTCCTCTATCTTGCCATTGATGCTAGAGATTATGATGGCTCATCATAGCAAGATGGATTGGGGCAAACCTTTCTATCCAGTAATAGATAAAGAAACATATATAGTCAGCTCAATATAA
- a CDS encoding DUF6985 domain-containing protein, whose translation MDISNLSFKYGWRKPIKFKLNKQDFVIDCVFSAFQGEHVTNEQEQSYKLFDNNHSDFELKSLELLNDYTGTNNITNSVVQPTALQFNRDGEFALLCNCSWDEEHGIAVILHPQQKVTMQDDFL comes from the coding sequence ATGGATATTTCAAACCTATCATTTAAATATGGCTGGCGGAAACCTATTAAATTTAAGCTTAATAAACAGGATTTTGTAATAGATTGCGTTTTCAGTGCGTTTCAAGGAGAGCATGTTACTAATGAGCAAGAGCAATCCTACAAACTTTTCGATAACAATCATTCAGACTTTGAGTTAAAATCTTTAGAACTGTTAAACGATTATACAGGGACAAACAATATTACTAATTCTGTGGTCCAACCTACTGCATTACAGTTTAACCGTGATGGAGAGTTTGCTTTACTCTGTAATTGTTCTTGGGATGAGGAACATGGTATAGCAGTTATTCTTCACCCTCAGCAGAAAGTGACTATGCAAGACGACTTTCTATAA
- a CDS encoding HNH endonuclease → MIEFIKQSEVLKTLDKPIIDESLLSKDGCWDTFPNNKGGNIFASDQPWSTEYYPQSLEISPSNAYLPVSNGDWVDEVGNSTWNPDDNFIPLKANPDNLTWGELKEKYGIDGISFKDGEPDFSEIMKDEVKIDNFTTERNMNFPQADEKLAEKWECTPREVANWRKENGYTWHECKDCQTMQLVPSEVHNNIPHEGGISVAKKQLLITNN, encoded by the coding sequence ATGATCGAGTTTATTAAACAAAGTGAGGTTTTGAAAACACTCGATAAGCCTATTATTGATGAAAGTCTACTTTCTAAAGATGGATGTTGGGATACCTTTCCTAATAATAAGGGAGGTAATATCTTTGCTAGTGATCAGCCTTGGTCTACAGAGTATTATCCACAGTCTCTCGAAATCAGTCCATCTAATGCCTATCTACCAGTAAGTAATGGTGATTGGGTAGATGAAGTGGGCAACTCAACATGGAATCCTGATGATAACTTTATACCTTTAAAAGCTAATCCGGATAATTTAACTTGGGGTGAGCTCAAAGAAAAATATGGTATTGATGGAATATCTTTTAAAGATGGTGAACCGGATTTTTCGGAAATAATGAAGGATGAAGTAAAAATAGATAACTTCACAACTGAAAGAAACATGAACTTTCCTCAAGCTGATGAAAAACTTGCTGAAAAGTGGGAATGCACACCTAGAGAGGTTGCTAATTGGCGTAAAGAAAATGGTTATACTTGGCATGAATGCAAAGACTGTCAAACTATGCAACTTGTTCCTTCTGAAGTACACAATAACATCCCTCATGAAGGTGGTATATCTGTTGCCAAAAAACAGCTGTTAATTACAAATAACTAA